The following proteins come from a genomic window of Microbacterium sp. SY138:
- a CDS encoding Fur family transcriptional regulator has translation METELDSALRVAGLRATAGRVAVLEALDSMAHSDAERLYRAVSEVLPTTSIQSVHNILADLTTAGLIRRIEPAGSAALYERRINDNHHHVVCTSCGAIGDVDCVVGEAPCLTPSSTGGFTVQTAEVTFWGLCPSCQNAAQ, from the coding sequence ATGGAGACAGAACTCGACTCGGCGCTTCGCGTTGCCGGGTTGCGCGCGACCGCGGGCCGCGTCGCCGTTCTCGAGGCTCTCGACTCCATGGCCCATTCAGACGCGGAGCGGCTCTACCGTGCCGTGTCTGAGGTGCTGCCGACCACGTCGATCCAGTCGGTGCACAACATCCTCGCGGACCTGACGACGGCGGGCCTCATCCGCCGGATCGAACCGGCAGGCTCCGCGGCGCTCTACGAGCGGCGCATCAACGACAACCACCACCACGTCGTCTGCACCTCCTGCGGTGCCATCGGCGATGTGGACTGCGTCGTCGGCGAAGCGCCGTGTCTCACCCCGTCCTCGACGGGGGGATTCACCGTCCAGACAGCCGAAGTCACCTTCTGGGGCCTCTGCCCCAGTTGCCAGAACGCCGCGCAATAG